Part of the Desulfurispira natronophila genome is shown below.
CATTCACCATGTTGCTCAAGTCTGCGCCACTGAATCCGGGAGTTCCTTTAGCCAGGGTCTCGATATCCACATCCTTGGCCAAGGGAACCTTGCTGGTATGTACCTTGAGAATACCCGCTCTTCCCCTGACATCAGGTTTAGGGACAATCACCTGACGATCAAATCGACCGGGACGCAAAAGAGCCGGATCCAGCACATCAGGGCGGTTAGTAGCAGCAATCAAAATAACGCCTTCATTGGACTCAAAGCCATCCATCTCCACCAGTAACTGGTTAAGGGTCTGCTCCCGTTCATCGTGACCACCACCCAGGCCGGCACCACGGTGGCGCCCCACGGCGTCTATTTCGTCAATAAAGATAATGCAGGGAGCGTTTTTCTTGCCCTGCTCAAAGAGGTCGCGCACTCGGCTGGCACCAACCCCCACAAACATTTCCACAAAGTCGGAACCGGATATGCTGAAGAAGGGAACTCCCGCCTCACCAGCTATGGCTTTGGCCAGAAGGGTCTTCCCCGTACCAGGAGAACCCATGAGCAGCACCCCTTTGGGGATCTGCCCCCCCAGCTTGGTGAACTTCTTCGGATCCTTGAGAAACTCTACAATCTCCACCAGATCTTCCTTGGCCTCATCAATGCCCGCCACATCATTAAAGGTAACCTTGGGGCTCTCCTCGGTAAGCATTTTAGCTTTGGACTTGCCAAAACTCATAGCCTTGTTGCCCCCCATTTGCATCTGCCGCATGAAGAAAATCCACACCGCAATCAGCAGCAACATAGGGAACCAGGAGATAAGAATCTGCAGCAGCCATGGCGTGCCCTCAGGCTCCTTCACATCAATGCGCAAACCGCGCTCCTTGAGCATGCGAATAAAATCAGGATCATCGGGAGCAATGGTCTCCAAACGCTTATTATGAGCATCCCAACCAGTGACTTGCTTACCCTGAATCTCCACCCGATCAATGGCCCCTCGCTCCACTTGAGCAATAAACTCACTATAGGGAACCTTGTCCTGAGTCTCAGTGGGGGCACTGAATGCATTAAACATGAGAATAAGAATCAGCCCTATGACAATCCAAAGGGTGATATTGCGATAAAAATTATTGTTCAACGTACTACTCCTCTGTACTCATAATACCAATATGGGGAAGCTCCCGGAGCTTGTGCATATAATCGAGGCCGTAGCCTACCACAAAAAGATCATCAATGGTTATCCCCACATAGTGAGCATTCAAACCATTAATTCGTCGCGAAGGTTTATCAAGCAGGCAGCACAGCCGCAACTCGCGAGGTTGACGGGTTTGCAAAAGGCGCAATAGGTGCTCAAGAGTGCGCCCAGTATCGATAATGTCTTCCACAATAAGCACATTGCGCTGGAAGATAGAGCGCTCCATGTCAAACTCCACCTTCACCGTCCCGCTGGACTCCTCTCCTTCGTAAGAAGAAACTTTCATAAAGTCAACTTCCACCTCTATCTGATGACGAGCCAAAGCCCGTGCCAAATCAGCGGTAAAAATAAAGGAGCCACTGAGGATACACAACAGCAGCAACGGCTCGCCGGCAAAGTCTTCGGCAATGCGAGCGGCCAGCTGCTCTACCGTATCGGCAATAGTTGCTTCATCAATAAATGGTTCAATGCGGCGTGATTTCAATCCAGTACTCCCCGTCGTCCGCTGCACCCGCAACTGGGGACACCGGACCAAAACCTTCCAGGAATATGATCTCGCCGTGGGCATTCTCCACCACGACAAGCCGATGACGCTCCGTGCGGGGCACTTTGCGATCGATAAGAAACTTTTTGAGCTTAACGCTCCCACAGGGCAGCCTGAGGGTATCGCCAGCAAGGCGGTTGCGAATAGTCAGAGGGAAAATAACAAGATTTGCCCCAAGTGGAAACCACTTTCGTTCAGTTTTTTTTGAGCGATGCAAACGAAGGCTCTTGTCACCGAAGTGGTAATCCCCGCAGCCATCTATACACAAAGGGTCCGGAGCATCATTACCTTCGACCCGCTGTGGGCGGCAATAGATGCGATCATAAGCAAAAACTACCTCAACCCCTCGCCCACCATCAAGATATCGGGTACCACCCTTACTATTTAACAGATAACAAAATTGCTCCACCTTGCGCCCATCAGGCTCCAATCGGTTCTCCACCAGAAAACGGTGGGCCACTTGAGACTGCACAAAGGCATCCTCAGCACGCAAAGCCACTCCATCCAGCTCCCCGCTCTGCACTAGTCGGATATATGTCGCATTCATCTGCCGATTGAGCCAGCCAAACCCAGCCTCCAGATCATGCACCAATGTACGCTGTTGCGAAGTGGTAAAGCCAAAATCCGGCTCCAACTGCTGCTGCAGTAACAAACGCACCCGATTGCGCAGGTAATCAGGTTGGCTATTGGTACTATCCTCTCGCCACTGCACTGCCTGTTGACGAGCGTAGTGATAAAGCTGCGCCTTGCTCAAATCTGCCAAAGGACGCCAGGCTCCTGGAAGGGGGTGCCCCAAAGACGAAAGCAGGGAGCGCCCCTGCAGTATATCCATAAACACCTTTTCCACTTGGTCATCCAGACTCATGGCCGTTACTACCACAAAGGGCTCATCCCCAAAGCAGTCTCGGCCAACCTGATGAAAGAAGCGGTATCGACAGTTGCGGGCGCTGCTTT
Proteins encoded:
- the ftsH gene encoding ATP-dependent zinc metalloprotease FtsH, which gives rise to MFNAFSAPTETQDKVPYSEFIAQVERGAIDRVEIQGKQVTGWDAHNKRLETIAPDDPDFIRMLKERGLRIDVKEPEGTPWLLQILISWFPMLLLIAVWIFFMRQMQMGGNKAMSFGKSKAKMLTEESPKVTFNDVAGIDEAKEDLVEIVEFLKDPKKFTKLGGQIPKGVLLMGSPGTGKTLLAKAIAGEAGVPFFSISGSDFVEMFVGVGASRVRDLFEQGKKNAPCIIFIDEIDAVGRHRGAGLGGGHDEREQTLNQLLVEMDGFESNEGVILIAATNRPDVLDPALLRPGRFDRQVIVPKPDVRGRAGILKVHTSKVPLAKDVDIETLAKGTPGFSGADLSNMVNEAALMAARRNRIKVRMMDFEDAKDRVTMGPERRSMALSEAEKRNTAYHEAGHAIVGKFLKGTDPVHKVTIIPRGRALGVTQFLPQDDKYSVDSEYLRKQISVLMGGRIAEELIMKHMTTGAGNDIERATDIARKMVCEWGMSQRLGPLSYGQKDEEIFLGKEITQHKNYSERTAEMVDQEIRSIVDHGYNVAREILETNTDILHDVSQRLLEDETIDGKVIDEIIIKYHPDYKPDPLPVENRSDGEDVVEGEEAADSGQPSDEITEPDEGSTASASEDGAEPEPSAEDESDAPATQPDGKSEEQDEDSPRNQS
- the hpt gene encoding hypoxanthine phosphoribosyltransferase is translated as MKSRRIEPFIDEATIADTVEQLAARIAEDFAGEPLLLLCILSGSFIFTADLARALARHQIEVEVDFMKVSSYEGEESSGTVKVEFDMERSIFQRNVLIVEDIIDTGRTLEHLLRLLQTRQPRELRLCCLLDKPSRRINGLNAHYVGITIDDLFVVGYGLDYMHKLRELPHIGIMSTEE
- the tilS gene encoding tRNA lysidine(34) synthetase TilS, whose translation is MSGSDPELLPTFIKKLCAAYPDVENRRFVLGVSGGVDSMVLLDLFRRTQEVHPLRLVVAHVDHGTRQGSSAVDRQLVASVCLDYTLSFYACCLKPGQLTGNFQSSARNCRYRFFHQVGRDCFGDEPFVVVTAMSLDDQVEKVFMDILQGRSLLSSLGHPLPGAWRPLADLSKAQLYHYARQQAVQWREDSTNSQPDYLRNRVRLLLQQQLEPDFGFTTSQQRTLVHDLEAGFGWLNRQMNATYIRLVQSGELDGVALRAEDAFVQSQVAHRFLVENRLEPDGRKVEQFCYLLNSKGGTRYLDGGRGVEVVFAYDRIYCRPQRVEGNDAPDPLCIDGCGDYHFGDKSLRLHRSKKTERKWFPLGANLVIFPLTIRNRLAGDTLRLPCGSVKLKKFLIDRKVPRTERHRLVVVENAHGEIIFLEGFGPVSPVAGAADDGEYWIEITPH